In Cloacibacterium caeni, a single window of DNA contains:
- the ppdK gene encoding pyruvate, phosphate dikinase, whose translation MATTAKNEKYVYSFGGGKADGNESMKNLLGGKGANLAEMAGHKDLKLPVPPGFTITTEVCTYFYDNKRQYPSTLEKQIKDALAQVEKLMGKKFGDVKNPLLMSVRSGARKSMPGMMDTVLNIGLNDETIQGLIAESGDERFAYDAYRRLVMMYADVVIEKAGGMEPAKGIGIRKIMDERLEEVKKEKGVELDTDLSADDLKKLVKEFKALTKKHLKQDFPETPWDQLMGGVGAVFASWNGKRAIEYRRIERIPDEWGTAVNVQAMVFGNMGNDSCTGVAFTRNPGNGENKFYGEYLVNAQGEDVVAGIRTPAPINQYSKNDHSKNLTTLEKFMPEQYKELDEIQQRLEKHYKDMQDIEFTIEKGKLYMLQCRVGKRNGVAAVKMAADMYKEGMIDAETAILRVNPNQLVELLLPMFDPDIEKTHKVIAKGLPAGPGGAVGRVVFSSEDAVEWASKGEKVILVREETSPEDVDGMHKSEAILTTKGGMTSHAALVARGWGKCCIVGCSEISIHDKEKYFVTKDGKKIKEGDWVSLNGSKGTVYEGSLPLIDVDLNKNQAYKQLMTLVDKHKTMGVRTNADTPKDAEQATYFGAEGIGLFRTEHMFYGEGSDKPLFLLRKMIMSDTEQERKSALNELFTFVKRDIKATLEVMKGNPVTIRLLDPPLHEFVPHDKAKLQELSKELGVSMSILNRRILALHENNPMLGHRGVRLGVSYPEITEMQVRAIFEAAAELQKEGVKAFPEIMIPVTCGRHELSHQKAIVDKVYDETLEKLGVKKIPYLYGTMIEIPRAALKADSMAMVADFFSFGTNDLTQMSFGFSRDDIGGFLPKYLDLKLLPGDPFVSIDQSGVGELIKIGVERGRKTKPNLKVGICGEHGGDAESVKFCHSIGMNYVSCSPFRVPIARLAAAQAAIEDKKYVKTS comes from the coding sequence ATGGCTACAACAGCAAAAAATGAAAAGTATGTGTATTCCTTCGGTGGTGGTAAAGCCGATGGAAATGAGTCAATGAAGAATCTACTTGGTGGAAAAGGTGCTAACTTAGCAGAAATGGCAGGTCACAAAGATCTTAAACTACCTGTTCCTCCCGGTTTTACCATCACTACAGAAGTATGTACGTATTTCTACGATAATAAAAGACAATATCCTTCTACATTAGAAAAGCAAATAAAAGATGCACTTGCTCAAGTTGAGAAATTAATGGGCAAAAAATTCGGAGACGTTAAAAATCCTTTATTAATGTCTGTACGTTCTGGTGCTAGAAAATCTATGCCAGGAATGATGGATACCGTTCTTAATATTGGTCTTAATGACGAAACTATCCAAGGTCTTATCGCGGAAAGCGGTGACGAAAGATTTGCTTACGATGCTTACAGAAGATTAGTAATGATGTATGCAGACGTAGTAATCGAAAAAGCAGGTGGTATGGAACCAGCAAAAGGTATTGGTATCCGTAAAATCATGGACGAAAGATTAGAAGAAGTTAAAAAAGAAAAAGGCGTAGAATTAGATACTGATCTTTCTGCTGATGATCTTAAAAAATTAGTAAAAGAATTTAAAGCTTTAACTAAAAAACACCTAAAACAAGACTTCCCTGAAACTCCTTGGGATCAATTAATGGGAGGTGTAGGTGCTGTATTCGCTTCTTGGAACGGAAAACGTGCAATTGAGTACAGAAGAATCGAAAGAATTCCAGATGAATGGGGAACTGCTGTAAACGTACAAGCTATGGTATTCGGTAACATGGGTAATGACTCTTGTACAGGTGTAGCTTTCACTAGAAACCCAGGAAACGGTGAAAATAAATTCTATGGAGAATATTTAGTAAATGCTCAAGGAGAAGACGTAGTAGCAGGTATCAGAACTCCAGCTCCTATCAATCAATATTCTAAAAATGACCACAGTAAAAATTTAACTACTTTAGAGAAATTCATGCCAGAGCAATACAAAGAGCTTGATGAAATTCAACAAAGATTAGAAAAACACTACAAAGACATGCAAGATATAGAATTTACCATCGAAAAAGGTAAACTATACATGCTACAATGTAGAGTGGGTAAAAGAAATGGTGTAGCTGCAGTAAAAATGGCAGCTGATATGTACAAAGAAGGAATGATTGATGCAGAAACTGCAATCCTTAGAGTAAATCCTAATCAGTTGGTAGAATTATTATTACCAATGTTCGACCCAGACATCGAAAAAACTCATAAAGTAATTGCTAAAGGTTTACCTGCTGGTCCTGGTGGTGCTGTAGGTAGAGTAGTATTCTCTTCAGAAGATGCTGTAGAATGGGCTTCTAAAGGAGAAAAAGTAATCCTAGTAAGAGAAGAGACTTCTCCAGAAGATGTAGATGGTATGCACAAATCTGAAGCAATTCTTACTACAAAAGGTGGTATGACTTCTCACGCAGCTTTAGTAGCTAGAGGTTGGGGTAAATGTTGTATCGTAGGATGTAGCGAAATCTCTATCCACGATAAAGAAAAATATTTTGTAACCAAAGACGGTAAAAAAATAAAAGAAGGAGATTGGGTATCTCTAAACGGTAGTAAAGGAACAGTTTACGAAGGTTCTTTACCATTAATTGATGTAGATTTAAATAAAAATCAAGCTTACAAACAATTAATGACTTTAGTAGACAAGCATAAAACAATGGGCGTAAGAACCAATGCTGATACTCCTAAAGATGCAGAACAAGCAACTTATTTTGGAGCAGAAGGTATCGGATTATTCAGAACAGAGCACATGTTCTACGGTGAAGGTAGTGATAAACCATTATTCTTATTAAGAAAAATGATCATGAGTGACACCGAACAAGAACGTAAATCAGCACTTAATGAATTATTCACTTTCGTGAAGAGAGACATTAAAGCTACATTAGAAGTAATGAAAGGAAATCCAGTAACCATCAGATTACTAGACCCACCATTACACGAATTCGTACCTCACGATAAAGCAAAATTACAAGAGCTATCTAAAGAGTTAGGTGTAAGTATGAGCATCTTAAACAGAAGAATTCTTGCATTACACGAAAACAACCCAATGCTTGGTCACAGAGGTGTACGTTTAGGAGTTTCTTACCCAGAAATTACCGAAATGCAAGTAAGAGCAATCTTCGAAGCAGCTGCAGAATTACAAAAAGAAGGCGTAAAAGCATTCCCAGAAATTATGATTCCTGTAACTTGCGGTAGACACGAACTTTCTCACCAAAAAGCAATCGTAGATAAAGTGTACGATGAAACTTTAGAGAAATTAGGAGTTAAAAAAATTCCTTACCTATACGGAACCATGATTGAAATTCCTAGAGCAGCACTTAAAGCAGATTCTATGGCAATGGTAGCAGACTTCTTCAGTTTTGGTACTAATGACTTAACTCAAATGTCTTTCGGTTTCTCTAGAGATGATATCGGTGGATTCTTACCTAAATATTTAGACCTTAAATTATTACCTGGAGACCCATTCGTATCTATTGACCAATCTGGTGTAGGCGAATTAATTAAAATCGGTGTAGAAAGAGGTAGAAAAACAAAACCAAACCTTAAAGTAGGTATTTGTGGTGAGCACGGTGGTGATGCAGAATCAGTGAAATTCTGTCATTCTATCGGTATGAATTATGTAAGTTGTTCTCCATTTAGAGTTCCTATCGCTAGATTAGCTGCTGCACAAGCTGCAATCGAAGATAAAAAATATGTGAAAACTTCATAA
- a CDS encoding 3-oxoacyl-ACP synthase III family protein, with translation MIKSVIKGYGYYVPENVVTNDDLSKLMTTNDEWITERTGIKERRHRKNRNDSEETTAFLAKKAAEKALEKANLTAKDLDFIVFATLSPDYFFPGSGVVLQEMLGCDTIGALDVRNQCSGFVYSMSVSDAFIKAGTYKNVLVVGAEVHSFGLDFTDDGRGVSVIFGDGAGAIILSASEDENEEGVLAVNMHSEGKYAEELAVKFPGTKLGWMDRALYEPEAVTRQDMYPVMNGNFVFKHAVTRFPETMMEALTKAGKTPEDLDMFIPHQANLRIAQFVQQRFGLPDEKIFNNIQKYGNTTAASIPIALCEALDQGKIKKGDLVLLSAFGSGFTWGSVLFRY, from the coding sequence ATGATTAAGAGTGTAATAAAAGGATATGGTTATTATGTTCCTGAGAATGTGGTAACTAATGACGATTTGTCTAAGTTGATGACTACTAATGATGAGTGGATAACAGAGAGAACAGGCATCAAAGAACGCCGTCACAGAAAAAATAGAAATGACAGCGAAGAAACGACAGCGTTTTTAGCAAAAAAAGCAGCTGAAAAGGCTTTAGAAAAAGCAAATCTAACGGCTAAAGATTTAGATTTCATCGTTTTTGCAACTTTAAGTCCAGATTATTTTTTCCCAGGAAGTGGTGTTGTTTTACAAGAAATGCTAGGTTGTGATACCATCGGCGCTTTAGATGTAAGAAATCAGTGTTCAGGATTTGTTTATTCTATGAGTGTTTCAGATGCCTTTATCAAAGCGGGAACTTATAAAAATGTATTGGTAGTAGGAGCAGAAGTTCACTCTTTTGGTTTAGATTTTACTGATGATGGTAGAGGTGTTTCTGTAATTTTCGGAGATGGAGCAGGAGCGATTATTCTTTCTGCAAGTGAAGACGAAAACGAAGAAGGTGTTTTAGCAGTAAACATGCACTCAGAAGGAAAATATGCTGAAGAATTAGCAGTTAAATTCCCTGGAACTAAACTAGGATGGATGGATAGAGCGCTTTATGAACCTGAAGCAGTTACTAGACAAGATATGTATCCTGTGATGAATGGGAACTTTGTATTTAAACATGCGGTTACCAGATTCCCAGAAACCATGATGGAAGCCTTAACTAAAGCTGGAAAAACTCCAGAGGATTTAGATATGTTCATTCCGCATCAAGCGAATTTGAGAATTGCACAATTTGTTCAACAAAGATTTGGATTACCAGACGAAAAAATATTTAATAATATTCAAAAATACGGTAACACTACAGCTGCGTCTATTCCTATCGCATTATGTGAAGCTTTAGACCAAGGAAAAATTAAAAAAGGAGATTTAGTACTTCTTTCAGCTTTCGGAAGTGGTTTCACTTGGGGAAGTGTACTTTTTAGATATTAA
- a CDS encoding CorA family divalent cation transporter, giving the protein MTESTLHKTIEYEWIDILEMKQEDIAEISKKYDINHYWLEDCIDPNHLPKFEDNGNLKFFLTRLNTSTERLILNTISDVSTKLGIFLKDNLILTVHRIENDAIKSLLKEIAIHPENFKTPYQLALHLGQKIFISFEHENEILLDQLDKMENEVFLKNVSNSAQLKRLYRFKRKVGLNLKVLNLSSDWVSSFEKLPLDSVEIKDLKDSYKDAISDFDHLHLQTNNLMSMFLALSDQKANQVMKMLAIYSVYFLPITFIAGVYGMNFEYMPEITKPYGYFATLGLMGIIVIITFIYVRRKKW; this is encoded by the coding sequence ATGACAGAGAGTACACTTCACAAAACCATAGAATATGAATGGATAGATATCTTAGAAATGAAGCAAGAAGACATTGCCGAAATTTCTAAAAAATATGATATCAATCACTATTGGTTAGAAGACTGTATAGACCCGAATCACTTGCCAAAATTCGAAGACAATGGCAATCTAAAATTTTTCCTGACCAGATTAAATACTTCTACCGAAAGACTCATCCTCAATACCATAAGTGATGTAAGTACCAAATTAGGAATTTTCTTAAAAGACAATCTCATTCTTACGGTACATAGAATAGAAAACGATGCGATAAAATCTCTATTGAAAGAAATAGCCATTCACCCAGAAAATTTTAAAACTCCTTATCAATTAGCGCTTCATTTAGGACAAAAAATATTTATTTCCTTTGAACATGAAAACGAGATTCTTCTAGACCAATTAGATAAAATGGAAAACGAAGTTTTTCTAAAAAACGTTTCTAATTCTGCACAACTAAAAAGACTTTATCGTTTCAAAAGAAAAGTTGGACTCAATCTAAAAGTGCTGAATCTTTCATCAGATTGGGTGAGTTCTTTTGAAAAACTACCTCTAGATTCTGTAGAAATAAAGGACTTGAAAGACAGTTATAAAGATGCCATCAGTGATTTTGACCATTTGCATTTGCAAACCAATAACTTAATGAGCATGTTTCTGGCACTCTCTGACCAAAAAGCCAATCAGGTCATGAAAATGCTCGCCATTTATTCGGTTTATTTCTTGCCTATTACTTTTATTGCAGGAGTTTATGGAATGAATTTCGAGTATATGCCAGAAATTACAAAACCTTATGGCTACTTTGCTACATTAGGTTTGATGGGAATCATCGTGATTATCACCTTTATATATGTAAGAAGAAAAAAATGGTAA